In the Pseudomonas orientalis genome, one interval contains:
- a CDS encoding sensor histidine kinase, whose amino-acid sequence MQNTPHDPGSALAIRAHYRQSESRTARLRLLVDTGQALPQLAPDAMRERVLARACAFLAMDHGLIQEWDAEGCVTVTARHGSQHRLSSLSAVADRRLRTPCWLELPGSALPSVLQVPLRGGDGDAFGVLILGNRVSLRAPDHEDSESLQLLATLLAAHLQNERLLTTLKTRDRTLSDLVNRLLRAQEDERKRVAYDLHDGLAQTLAGLHQRLQGFAGRCPALPGTLNADLQAILTLAQHSVGEGRQLIAGLRPTVLDDFGLFKALDKEADRLREAAVSVQWVTAYEGRLPSQVEIALFRIGQEAINNVLKHAQASHVQLALELREDQASLQVNDNGKGFTPGQQLDNEDAQHLGLATMHERASLLGGQLNCVSATHCGTQLHARVPAYLNGTLQ is encoded by the coding sequence ATGCAAAACACGCCACACGATCCCGGTAGTGCCCTGGCGATCCGCGCGCATTATCGACAATCGGAAAGTCGCACCGCGCGTTTGCGGTTGCTGGTGGATACGGGGCAGGCATTGCCGCAACTGGCGCCTGATGCCATGCGCGAACGCGTGTTGGCGCGGGCATGCGCGTTCCTTGCAATGGACCACGGGCTGATTCAGGAGTGGGATGCCGAGGGATGCGTCACTGTCACGGCACGCCATGGCAGCCAGCATCGATTGAGCAGCCTCAGCGCCGTTGCCGATCGCCGCTTACGCACACCGTGCTGGCTGGAGCTGCCGGGAAGCGCCCTGCCCAGCGTGTTGCAAGTGCCGCTGCGCGGCGGCGATGGTGATGCCTTTGGCGTACTGATACTGGGCAACAGGGTCAGCCTGCGCGCGCCAGACCATGAAGACAGTGAATCCCTGCAACTGCTCGCCACGCTGCTGGCCGCGCACCTGCAAAACGAACGATTGCTGACCACCCTCAAAACGCGGGACAGGACGCTGTCCGACCTGGTCAACCGACTGCTGCGCGCCCAGGAAGACGAGCGCAAACGGGTGGCTTACGACCTGCACGACGGCCTGGCGCAAACCCTCGCCGGTTTGCATCAGCGCTTGCAAGGGTTCGCCGGCCGTTGCCCAGCGCTGCCGGGCACACTGAACGCGGACCTGCAGGCGATTCTGACACTGGCCCAACACTCGGTAGGTGAAGGCCGGCAACTGATCGCCGGCCTGCGCCCGACGGTGCTGGATGATTTCGGCTTGTTCAAGGCGCTCGACAAAGAGGCCGACCGCCTGCGCGAAGCCGCTGTCAGCGTGCAATGGGTCACCGCCTACGAGGGGCGCTTGCCCAGCCAGGTGGAAATTGCCTTGTTCAGGATCGGCCAGGAAGCCATCAACAATGTCCTCAAACATGCGCAGGCCAGCCATGTGCAACTGGCGTTGGAGTTGCGCGAGGACCAGGCGTCACTGCAGGTAAACGACAACGGCAAAGGCTTTACCCCAGGCCAGCAACTCGACAACGAGGACGCCCAGCACCTGGGCCTCGCCACCATGCACGAACGCGCCAGCCTGCTGGGTGGCCAGCTCAATTGCGTCAGCGCGACCCACTGCGGCACCCAACTGCACGCCCGCGTACCGGCCTATCTGAACGGAACATTGCAATGA
- a CDS encoding ATP-binding protein — protein sequence MRVFYARRWADLPLRGKALVVISLPLVVLLLSLVLIYITERQTARAEEDVRRVLRVQGDIRAVHTLLAEAAASVRGYLLTRRDDFLPGYLNAKPQIESALRRLDGDVRDQRVREQLASITPLINSKIDGLEDMLNEPTTSPGSITSILVSNKHILDALRQHIGTMLTLEDSLLAERTTAAAETRQRLLLSTWLAAICGLFGAIVAVLFLSKGIVARVQQVQGNAQRLALGQPLRPQPPENDEIGQLGTRLVEAGLLLAERERALRENEERLRLIIDGVKDYGIFALDIAGYVTSWNAGAERIKGYTEQEIIGQHFSLFYLPQECPQHPAMALDEATRKGHYMEEGWRLRQDGTRFWASVVITAQFDATGALRGFSKITRDITDRRAAEIALGTAREEAERASRAKSEFLSRMSHELRTPLNSILGFAQLLDLDSAAGQKAQVGHILRAGQHLLTLINEVLDIAKIEAGRLPLNIEPIPLAGTLQEALALVSPMAADAGIQLQALPTLAADIGIVADRQRLTQVLLNLLSNAIKYNRPEGQVSIEVKIEGQRIGVSVCDTGKGIAANHIGQLFKPFERLGADPNVEGSGLGLALSKSLLEKMNGGLSVHSQHDIGSRFTLELPFVRVQTSSDLAAAVIDTTPVRPAPALQGKVVYIEDNLSSLALIETLLHRRPGIKLLSSMQGQLGLDLAAQHAPRLILLDVSLPDIDGLTVLQRLRRSAITRHTPVLMITADTSDLTRQALHDAGATAILNKPINIPAFLAHLDQYFPEPT from the coding sequence ATGAGGGTATTCTACGCCAGGCGATGGGCCGACTTGCCCCTGCGCGGCAAGGCGCTAGTGGTGATTTCACTGCCGCTGGTGGTGCTGTTGTTGTCGTTGGTGCTGATCTACATCACCGAGCGTCAGACAGCCCGCGCTGAAGAGGACGTTCGCCGCGTGCTGCGGGTGCAAGGCGATATCCGCGCCGTGCACACCCTGCTGGCCGAAGCCGCCGCCAGCGTGCGCGGCTACCTGCTGACTCGCCGCGATGATTTCCTGCCGGGCTACCTCAACGCCAAGCCGCAGATTGAGTCCGCTCTGCGTCGACTCGACGGCGATGTTCGCGATCAACGGGTGCGCGAGCAACTCGCGTCGATCACGCCGCTGATCAACAGCAAAATCGATGGGCTGGAGGACATGCTCAACGAGCCGACGACAAGCCCTGGGTCGATTACCAGCATTCTCGTCAGCAACAAACACATCCTGGATGCCTTGCGTCAACATATCGGCACCATGCTCACCCTTGAGGACTCTTTGCTGGCTGAGCGCACGACGGCCGCGGCCGAGACGCGCCAGCGGCTGCTGCTGTCCACTTGGCTGGCGGCCATCTGCGGGCTGTTTGGCGCAATCGTCGCGGTGCTGTTTCTGTCCAAGGGCATTGTCGCCCGGGTGCAGCAAGTACAAGGCAACGCGCAACGCCTGGCACTGGGGCAACCGCTGCGGCCGCAGCCGCCGGAAAACGACGAGATCGGCCAATTGGGTACGCGGTTGGTGGAGGCCGGCTTGCTGCTGGCCGAGCGCGAGCGTGCGTTGCGCGAGAATGAAGAGCGCTTGCGGCTGATCATCGATGGGGTCAAGGACTACGGGATCTTTGCCCTCGATATTGCGGGCTATGTCACCAGCTGGAACGCCGGTGCGGAGCGGATCAAGGGCTACACCGAACAGGAAATCATCGGTCAGCATTTTTCGCTGTTCTACCTGCCACAGGAATGCCCGCAACACCCGGCCATGGCGCTGGATGAAGCCACCCGCAAGGGGCATTACATGGAAGAAGGCTGGCGCCTGCGCCAGGACGGCACACGCTTCTGGGCCAGCGTGGTGATCACGGCGCAGTTCGATGCGACCGGAGCCTTGCGCGGTTTCTCGAAGATCACACGCGACATCACCGACCGTCGCGCGGCGGAGATTGCGCTGGGCACCGCCCGCGAAGAAGCCGAACGTGCCAGCCGGGCCAAGAGCGAGTTTCTCTCACGCATGAGCCACGAACTGCGCACCCCACTCAACTCGATCCTGGGCTTTGCGCAACTGCTGGACCTGGATTCGGCGGCAGGGCAAAAAGCGCAAGTCGGTCACATCCTGCGCGCAGGCCAACACCTGCTGACGCTGATCAATGAAGTGTTGGACATTGCCAAGATCGAGGCGGGACGCTTGCCGTTGAACATCGAACCGATCCCTTTGGCGGGCACGCTGCAAGAAGCCCTGGCGCTGGTGTCACCCATGGCCGCCGATGCGGGCATCCAGTTGCAGGCGCTGCCCACGCTGGCGGCGGATATCGGCATCGTTGCCGATCGACAGCGCCTGACCCAGGTGCTGCTGAACCTGCTGTCCAATGCCATTAAGTACAACCGGCCTGAGGGCCAGGTGAGCATTGAAGTCAAGATCGAGGGGCAACGCATCGGCGTGTCCGTCTGCGATACCGGCAAGGGCATCGCGGCCAATCACATCGGGCAACTGTTCAAGCCGTTCGAGCGCCTGGGGGCCGACCCGAACGTCGAAGGTAGCGGCCTGGGCCTGGCACTGAGCAAAAGCCTGCTGGAAAAGATGAATGGCGGACTGAGCGTGCACAGCCAACACGACATCGGCTCACGCTTCACCCTGGAACTGCCCTTCGTGCGCGTACAGACGTCCAGCGACCTGGCCGCAGCCGTGATCGATACCACGCCGGTGCGCCCTGCCCCGGCGCTCCAGGGCAAGGTGGTGTATATCGAAGACAATCTCTCCAGCCTGGCGCTGATCGAAACCTTGTTGCACCGCAGGCCGGGAATAAAGCTGCTGTCCAGCATGCAAGGTCAACTGGGCCTGGACCTGGCCGCGCAGCATGCGCCGCGGTTGATTTTGCTGGACGTGTCACTGCCGGACATTGACGGCCTCACCGTGCTGCAGCGCTTGCGCCGATCTGCGATCACCCGGCACACCCCGGTGCTGATGATCACCGCCGATACCAGCGACCTCACCCGCCAGGCCCTGCACGACGCCGGTGCAACGGCGATATTGAATAAGCCGATTAACATCCCCGCGTTTCTTGCCCATCTCGACCAGTACTTTCCGGAGCCCACGTGA
- a CDS encoding SgcJ/EcaC family oxidoreductase: protein MNFKTVSIAVLFALSAPFVQAAETSPYVYREVVQAPANAKDREIAGLFDRWNSALQTGNVKTVVDLYAPGAVLQPTVSNQVRVTPEQITDYFDHFLMLKPVGQINYREIRQLGTNVAMDSGVYTFTLTEANGKIRHVQARYTFVYEQVGDQWKILNHHSSAMPEVQVKHAKQ from the coding sequence ATGAACTTCAAAACCGTGTCGATCGCCGTGCTGTTCGCCTTGAGCGCCCCCTTCGTGCAGGCTGCCGAGACGTCACCCTATGTCTACCGCGAAGTGGTCCAGGCGCCTGCCAATGCGAAAGATCGTGAGATTGCCGGGTTGTTTGACCGTTGGAACAGTGCCTTGCAGACCGGTAACGTCAAGACAGTGGTCGACCTGTATGCGCCGGGCGCGGTGTTGCAGCCGACGGTGTCCAACCAGGTGCGTGTCACGCCGGAGCAGATCACGGACTACTTCGACCACTTCCTGATGCTCAAGCCGGTAGGCCAGATCAACTACCGTGAGATCCGCCAGCTGGGTACTAACGTGGCGATGGACAGCGGGGTCTACACCTTCACCCTGACCGAGGCGAACGGCAAGATCCGCCACGTGCAGGCACGCTATACCTTCGTCTACGAGCAGGTTGGCGATCAATGGAAAATCCTCAACCACCACTCCTCGGCGATGCCTGAAGTGCAGGTGAAACACGCCAAACAGTAA
- a CDS encoding response regulator has translation MNAVLRLVLADDHEVTRTGFVALLAGHPQFEVVGQARDGQQAVELCEQLLPDIVILDIRMPVLNGLGAARLLQQRLPAIKVVIFTMDDSPDHLEAAMNAGAVGYLLKDASRNEVIDALQRVAAGEEALNSAVSARLLRRMTERNANGVTATENLTPRERQVLGLVANGMSNRKIGEHLGITTGTAKAHVERVIGKLGAADRTQAAVRGIALGLVTQP, from the coding sequence ATGAATGCCGTATTACGTCTGGTGCTGGCGGATGATCATGAAGTCACGCGTACGGGCTTCGTCGCGTTGCTGGCCGGCCATCCGCAGTTCGAAGTGGTCGGCCAGGCCCGTGATGGCCAGCAAGCGGTGGAGCTGTGCGAACAATTACTGCCTGACATTGTTATTCTCGATATTCGTATGCCGGTGCTCAATGGTCTCGGCGCCGCCCGCCTGCTGCAACAGCGCCTGCCGGCCATCAAGGTAGTAATTTTCACCATGGATGACAGCCCCGACCATCTGGAAGCCGCGATGAATGCCGGCGCGGTGGGCTACCTGCTCAAGGACGCCAGCCGTAACGAGGTGATCGATGCCTTGCAACGGGTCGCCGCTGGTGAAGAAGCGCTCAACAGTGCGGTGAGCGCTCGCCTGCTGCGACGCATGACCGAGCGCAACGCCAATGGCGTGACGGCAACGGAAAACCTGACTCCACGGGAGCGTCAGGTGCTGGGGCTGGTCGCGAACGGGATGAGCAACCGGAAAATCGGTGAACACCTGGGGATTACCACCGGCACCGCTAAAGCCCACGTCGAACGGGTGATCGGCAAACTCGGTGCAGCCGATCGCACCCAGGCCGCCGTGCGGGGTATCGCGCTGGGCCTGGTAACCCAGCCATGA
- a CDS encoding pectate lyase — translation MVLSTAVLVTQPSLAASRAEGFAKDVTGGGPLAAVHPATPAELKKALCARFDTRGNCTDDTPRVIALDHTFDFRGSVVSDGSAQVTEAGCMANACPHGGGQWAIDGANHFCQSKPPATVTYDKAGLQRLKIGSNKTLLGVGPHAGIQGMGLFIGSGAHNVIVRNLVLSDINPRVVWGGDALTLDDADGVWIDHNTFARIGRQMIVTGWGSATHVTISSNEFDGRTPYSATCDGHHYWVWLFLGHHDTLTLLNNYVHDTSGRAPHSGGMGNAEVHAQLVNNVFAHLTYQGAVMSRTASSYLLVEGNDFEDVSHPLFNDTQQPGSAYALFTPLPPSPDEACQAALGRPCVANRQRLSGDDYRPRDASVLEAFQAYRQYLVAPQPADIARIGVLRDAGAGHLTPGNH, via the coding sequence TTGGTGCTATCGACCGCTGTGCTGGTCACGCAGCCGTCTCTGGCGGCAAGCCGTGCCGAGGGTTTTGCCAAAGACGTGACCGGAGGTGGCCCGCTTGCGGCCGTGCACCCCGCCACGCCGGCCGAACTGAAAAAGGCGTTGTGTGCACGCTTCGACACCCGCGGCAACTGCACCGATGACACACCGCGTGTCATCGCCCTGGACCATACATTTGATTTTCGCGGTTCGGTTGTATCCGATGGCAGCGCCCAAGTCACGGAAGCCGGTTGCATGGCCAACGCCTGCCCCCACGGCGGTGGGCAATGGGCAATCGACGGCGCCAATCATTTTTGCCAGTCGAAACCGCCAGCCACGGTGACTTATGACAAGGCAGGCTTGCAGCGTTTGAAGATCGGTTCGAACAAGACCCTGCTGGGCGTGGGCCCCCATGCTGGCATCCAGGGCATGGGGTTGTTTATCGGCAGCGGCGCGCACAATGTCATCGTGCGCAACCTGGTCCTGTCGGACATCAATCCCCGTGTGGTCTGGGGCGGCGATGCACTCACGCTGGACGATGCCGATGGCGTGTGGATCGACCACAACACCTTTGCGCGTATCGGTCGGCAGATGATCGTGACCGGTTGGGGCAGCGCGACTCATGTAACGATCTCCAGCAACGAATTCGACGGCCGCACGCCCTACTCCGCAACCTGCGATGGTCATCATTACTGGGTATGGCTGTTTCTGGGGCATCACGACACCCTGACCCTGCTCAACAACTATGTGCATGACACGTCCGGGCGCGCGCCTCATTCCGGCGGCATGGGCAATGCCGAAGTGCACGCGCAACTGGTCAATAACGTGTTCGCCCATCTGACGTACCAGGGCGCGGTCATGTCGCGTACCGCCAGCTCCTATCTACTGGTGGAAGGCAATGACTTCGAAGACGTGTCCCATCCGCTGTTCAACGATACCCAGCAACCGGGCAGCGCGTATGCCCTCTTCACGCCCCTCCCACCGTCGCCCGACGAGGCCTGCCAGGCTGCGCTGGGCAGGCCCTGTGTCGCCAACCGGCAGCGCCTGAGTGGCGATGATTATCGTCCCCGGGATGCTTCTGTGCTGGAGGCGTTCCAGGCCTACCGTCAATACCTTGTTGCACCGCAGCCAGCCGACATTGCGCGAATTGGCGTGCTGCGCGATGCCGGGGCGGGCCACCTCACCCCTGGAAACCACTGA
- a CDS encoding response regulator gives MNLDQRILIIDDQRPNLDLVEQLLAREGLSNVLSSTEPLRTLELFNSFEPDLVILDLHMPELDGFAVLEQLNRRIPNGEYLPILVLTADATRDTRLRALALGARDFISKPLDALETMLRVWNLLETRVLYKTLRTLVPADQIELLQRRGSKDGIGPTHAATAPTAIRRC, from the coding sequence GTGAATCTCGACCAGCGCATTCTGATCATCGACGACCAACGCCCGAATCTCGATCTGGTGGAGCAATTGCTGGCGCGCGAAGGGCTGAGCAACGTACTGAGCAGCACTGAGCCATTGCGCACGCTTGAGCTGTTCAACAGTTTCGAACCGGACTTGGTGATTCTTGACCTGCACATGCCCGAGCTCGATGGCTTTGCCGTGCTGGAACAACTTAACCGGCGCATCCCCAACGGCGAATACCTGCCGATCCTCGTGCTGACCGCCGATGCCACCCGCGACACCCGCCTGCGCGCCCTGGCGCTCGGCGCCAGGGATTTCATCAGCAAGCCCCTGGATGCGCTGGAAACCATGCTGCGGGTGTGGAACCTGCTGGAAACCCGCGTGCTTTATAAAACCTTGCGCACGCTGGTGCCGGCAGATCAGATTGAGTTGTTGCAACGGCGCGGCTCAAAGGACGGCATCGGGCCCACTCACGCGGCGACGGCGCCCACCGCTATCCGACGCTGCTAG
- a CDS encoding LysR family transcriptional regulator, producing the protein MNRNDLRRVDLNLLIVFETLMHERSVTRAAEKLFLGQPAISAALSRLRGLFDDPLFVRTGRSMEPTARAVEIFALLSPALDSISTAVSRAAEFDPATSTAVFRIGLSDDVEFALLPQLLKRLRAEAPGIVLVVRRVNYILMPGLLASGEISIGVSYTADLPANAKRKVLRRSLPKLLRADSVPGSLSLDDFCARPHALVSFAGDLSGFIDEELEKLGRKRHVVLAVPQFNGLGTLLAGTDILATVPDYAADALTSAGGLRAEDPPLPVRSFELHMAWRGSQDNDPGERWLRSRIQMFFGDPESL; encoded by the coding sequence ATGAACCGTAACGACCTGCGTCGTGTCGACCTTAACCTCTTGATCGTATTCGAAACCTTGATGCATGAGCGCAGTGTGACCCGCGCCGCCGAGAAGCTGTTTCTCGGCCAGCCGGCCATCAGCGCAGCCCTGTCACGCCTGCGCGGGCTGTTTGACGACCCATTGTTCGTACGCACCGGGCGCAGCATGGAGCCGACGGCCCGCGCTGTGGAAATCTTCGCCCTGCTCTCCCCGGCGCTGGACTCGATCTCCACCGCCGTCAGCCGCGCCGCCGAGTTCGACCCGGCCACCAGCACCGCCGTCTTCCGCATCGGCCTGTCCGACGACGTGGAATTCGCCCTGCTGCCGCAACTGCTCAAACGCCTGCGCGCCGAAGCACCCGGCATCGTGCTGGTGGTGCGTCGCGTCAACTACATCCTGATGCCCGGCCTGCTCGCTTCTGGCGAGATTTCCATCGGCGTCAGCTACACCGCCGACCTGCCGGCCAACGCCAAGCGCAAGGTGCTGCGCCGCAGCCTGCCCAAACTGCTGCGCGCCGACAGCGTGCCCGGCTCATTGAGCCTGGACGACTTCTGTGCCAGGCCGCATGCCTTGGTGTCGTTCGCCGGCGACCTGAGCGGGTTTATCGATGAAGAACTGGAAAAACTCGGGCGCAAACGCCACGTAGTTCTCGCCGTTCCACAGTTCAACGGCCTGGGGACGTTACTGGCAGGCACAGACATCCTCGCCACCGTGCCCGATTACGCGGCCGACGCCCTGACCTCGGCCGGTGGCCTGCGCGCCGAAGACCCGCCGCTGCCGGTGCGGTCGTTCGAACTGCACATGGCCTGGCGCGGGTCGCAGGATAATGATCCGGGGGAGCGGTGGTTGAGGTCGCGGATTCAGATGTTTTTTGGCGACCCTGAGAGTCTTTAG